In the bacterium genome, CTCGCGTTGTGTCGCTTGCGGGCATCTGGCCTATCCACCCCGCGCCGACTGCCCGGCATGCCTGAGCGAGGACTTCACCTACCACGAAATCAGCGGACGGGGGACGGTGCATACCTACACGCGCATCGATGCGGCTCCGGCCGGCTTCGAGACGTTGTCACCCTACGTGATCGGCGTCGTGGACCTCGCCGAAACGGGACGCCTACTCGCCTGGTTTGGCCCCAGCATCCCCGAATCGGAGATCGCCGTGGGCATGCCCGTGCAGGTGGTTCCCCGTCTCTTCGAGGAGATCGAGGAGATTCGCGTCTACTACAGCCTGGAGCGGCCCGAAGCGCCTGGCGCCGGTGCCGTCTGAGGAAGGGGGCGAGGATGGGCACCGTTCGGTACGAGGTGCGGGAGGATGTGGGTTACCTGACCCTGGACAACCCGCCCGTGAACATCATGACCCAGGCCCTGATGGACGAGCTGGCCGAGAAGCTCGCCACGGTCGGCGCCGACTCCTCGCTGAAGGCGCTGGCGATCGGCGGGGAGGGCAAGGCCTTCAGCGCCGGCGCCGACGTAGGCGAGCACGAACCGGCGCGTGCGGCCGGCATGATTGCCTCCTTTGGCCGCCTCTTCCGCCGCCTCGAAGGCTTGGAGATCCCCGTGGTGATGGCGGTGAACGGAGCCGCCCTGGGCGCTGGCTTCGAACTGGCGATCATGGCCGACCTGCTCCTGGCCGCCGAGTCGGCCACCCTCGGGCAACCGGAAATCCGCTTGGGCTTCTTCGCGCCTGTCGGGGTGGTGGAACTGCCCGCGCTTGTCGGGCGGGCCAAGGCGATGGAGATCACCTGCACCGGCCGCAGCTACACGGCCGCCGAGATGGAGGCCTGCGGACTGGTTTCCCGCGTCGTACCCGATAACGAGCTGCCAGCGGCCCTGGAGACCGTGCTCAAGGACCTGCGCCGCGCCAGCCCGCTCGTGATGCGGCTGAATGTCCGCACTCTCAAGCGCCTCCGCGGGCAGCCCTTCACCGCCGCTCTCAGCGAGGCCGAGCGCGTGTTTCTCGATCAGCTCATGGTCGCCGAGGACCCTCGGGAAGGTGTCGCTGCGTTCTATGCCAAGCGGCGACCGGAGTGGCGCAACCGCTGAACGCGCCTCGGCGCGCGAAGGGAGTTGAGATGCGAATCGTCGTGATCGGAGCGGGGGCGCTGGGCGGCCTCGTAGGGGCGCACATGACCGAGGCCGGCCAGGACCTCACCCTCATCGAGATCAACGAGTCGCGCGCCCGGCTGCTCACGGAGAACGGCCTTCTCATCTCCGAGGGCAGCGCCGGTGAGCGCTGCGTACGAATGAAGGTGGCCGCCAAGATCACGGGTCTGCCCACAGCGGACCTCATCTTCGTTGCCGTGAAGAGCTATCAGACGGAAGACGCGGTGCGCAGCGCGCTGCCGGTTATCGGCGACGGCACCTATGTGCTCTCGATGCAGAATGGGATCGGCAACACCGAGACGATGGCGAGAATCCTGGGACCGCAGCGTGTGCTCTGCGGCATTACCTACCATAGCATCCAGCACGTGGGGCCCAACCGCCTGCGCTACCGAGCCGGGATCAAGCCGATCCAGATCGCGCCGCACGACGGCAGGATCACCCCAGCCATCGAGGCGATCGGGGAGGTCTTTCGGCAGGCCGGTCTCGACACGAACGTCGTTGAGAAGATCGACGACGTGATCTGGCAGAAGCTGCTCCACAATGCGGTCGTCAACCCGGTTTCTGCCCTCACCGGCTTGACCTGCCGCGAGATGCTCGATGACGAGGACCTCCAGCGCTTCATGCGCGCTCTCTGCATGGAGATCGTGGCGGTGATGCGGGCGCGCGGCGTGCCCATCATGGACGAGGAGGATCCCTATCGGCCGGTGATCGGCTCGCAGAAGGCCCTCGGCAAGAACCGGCCCTCGATGTGGCAGGACCTCTCGCGCTCGAACTGTACGGAAGTGGACGCCAT is a window encoding:
- a CDS encoding Zn-ribbon domain-containing OB-fold protein, with translation MTDFACHLRAGRLVASRCVACGHLAYPPRADCPACLSEDFTYHEISGRGTVHTYTRIDAAPAGFETLSPYVIGVVDLAETGRLLAWFGPSIPESEIAVGMPVQVVPRLFEEIEEIRVYYSLERPEAPGAGAV
- a CDS encoding enoyl-CoA hydratase/isomerase family protein; this translates as MGTVRYEVREDVGYLTLDNPPVNIMTQALMDELAEKLATVGADSSLKALAIGGEGKAFSAGADVGEHEPARAAGMIASFGRLFRRLEGLEIPVVMAVNGAALGAGFELAIMADLLLAAESATLGQPEIRLGFFAPVGVVELPALVGRAKAMEITCTGRSYTAAEMEACGLVSRVVPDNELPAALETVLKDLRRASPLVMRLNVRTLKRLRGQPFTAALSEAERVFLDQLMVAEDPREGVAAFYAKRRPEWRNR